One Ranitomeya imitator isolate aRanImi1 chromosome 1, aRanImi1.pri, whole genome shotgun sequence DNA window includes the following coding sequences:
- the LOC138652915 gene encoding uncharacterized protein gives MVLERLRQNHLYIKLEKCKFHQTEIQFLGYVMSSRGICMDESKTQAIKNWPVPKNVKEVQRFIGFANFYRHFIRNFSEVVSPITQLTRKRSTFSWTPQAQEAFSHLKSKFTTAPILVHPNPELAFIVEVDASDCAIGAILS, from the coding sequence ATGGTCTTAGAACGCCTACGACAGAATCATCTTTATATCAAACTTGAAAAATGCAAATTCCATCAGACCGAGATTCAATTTTTGGGGTATGTAATGTCATCACGAGGAATTTGTATGGATGAAAGTAAGACCCAAGCCATCAAGAACTGGCCAGTTCCGAAGAATGTGAAGGAAGTACAGCGCTTCATCGGGTTTGCCAATTTCTACAGGCATTTTATTAGGAACTTTTCTGAGGTAGTGTCACCTATCACGCAACTTACCCGTAAAAGATCTACCTTCTCCTGGACTcctcaagcccaagaagcattTTCTCACCTGAAGAGTAAATTTACCACAGCACCTATCCTAGTGCATCCCAACCCTGAACTGGCCTTCatagtagaggtggatgcctctgactgtgccatcggagctatactctcctag